A single genomic interval of Candidatus Sysuiplasma acidicola harbors:
- the rsmA gene encoding ribosomal RNA small subunit methyltransferase A, whose amino-acid sequence MSAGEIRQSLMEIGLYPRKKLGQTFLADDNIADREIAAAAITRRETVLEIGPGLGVLTTRLCEVARKVIAIETDDRLVFHLNQLLANRAEVIHGDAMEVELPRFDVAVGNLPYSVASQLIFRLSDAGMKRGLFMIQREMAERVVAPPYTAEYSRMAAVLQRSYAVKLLFNVGHSHFYPQPDVDSSVLLFRKRKGVKKWPEYERAAAILFSQRRKMMASILRKALPVDSTLDLKSMPYGSSRIEELTVAKIEKVVSWLLTDAAASRMLRNQ is encoded by the coding sequence TTGTCTGCAGGCGAAATAAGACAGTCTCTGATGGAAATCGGGCTCTATCCGCGTAAAAAGCTTGGTCAGACCTTCCTCGCCGATGACAACATAGCAGACAGGGAGATCGCTGCCGCCGCCATCACGCGCAGGGAAACAGTTCTGGAGATAGGACCGGGTCTCGGTGTTCTCACGACGAGGCTATGCGAAGTGGCGCGTAAGGTCATAGCCATCGAAACGGACGATCGTCTGGTCTTCCACCTGAATCAACTGCTTGCAAACCGGGCCGAAGTGATACACGGAGATGCCATGGAAGTCGAACTTCCGCGCTTCGATGTTGCTGTCGGGAATCTTCCATATTCTGTTGCTTCCCAACTCATATTCAGGCTCTCTGACGCGGGCATGAAGAGGGGGCTCTTTATGATACAGCGGGAAATGGCGGAAAGAGTGGTGGCCCCACCGTACACTGCTGAATACTCAAGGATGGCGGCCGTGCTGCAACGATCCTATGCTGTAAAGCTGCTGTTTAACGTCGGCCATTCACACTTCTACCCTCAGCCTGATGTCGACTCATCTGTGCTGCTGTTCAGGAAAAGAAAGGGCGTAAAGAAGTGGCCGGAGTACGAGAGGGCGGCCGCTATCCTGTTCTCGCAGCGCAGGAAGATGATGGCATCCATACTCCGAAAGGCGCTGCCGGTTGATAGCACGCTCGATCTGAAATCCATGCCATACGGCTCAAGCCGGATTGAGGAACTCACTGTGGCGAAAATTGAAAAGGTTGTTTCATGGCTGCTGACTGATGCAGCCGCGTCGAGGATGCTGCGAAACCAATAA
- a CDS encoding DMT family transporter translates to MSTNVTEGALVRLSAEAKLTVPSAVTARTARTGRKQRIEAYSLLVLLGIIWGMAFVALKVMETYLSPVNMTLLRWLIACAAFIALAPVAGRLKTRFNIRDLPRFLIVAFTLVVCYNLALNFSEKIISAGLAGLLVALGPVFLIILSYVFTGEERRREVVLAMVLAFSGALILSFGAEGGGSDSIIGVMEAVGSALSFAVYALLSKPLVTKYGARPLTIWTGIAGTAMLLPLLSSSFFSHVQAMPPAGWMAILYLSLLSSVVGYMLFYMLLDRGLISRLSIQLYLVPVVSVIGGTVLLSEPVTVYTIGGGGMLLSAIALSSRKRK, encoded by the coding sequence TTGAGCACGAACGTGACCGAAGGAGCCCTGGTTAGGTTGTCTGCGGAGGCGAAATTGACGGTGCCGTCCGCTGTTACGGCTCGGACGGCGCGGACAGGCAGAAAGCAAAGAATCGAGGCGTATTCTCTTCTCGTTCTGCTGGGTATAATCTGGGGAATGGCATTTGTGGCGCTGAAAGTGATGGAAACCTACCTTTCGCCGGTGAACATGACGCTTCTGAGGTGGCTTATAGCATGTGCCGCATTTATCGCACTCGCTCCTGTGGCGGGCAGGCTGAAGACAAGATTCAACATCAGGGATCTTCCAAGATTCCTGATAGTCGCCTTCACTCTAGTGGTGTGTTACAATCTCGCCCTGAATTTCTCGGAGAAAATAATATCCGCAGGTCTCGCGGGCCTCCTTGTTGCCCTGGGTCCTGTGTTCCTGATCATCCTCTCCTATGTCTTCACCGGAGAAGAACGCAGACGTGAAGTGGTGCTTGCAATGGTACTCGCCTTTTCGGGCGCTCTTATACTCTCATTTGGAGCTGAAGGCGGCGGAAGCGATTCAATCATAGGGGTGATGGAAGCGGTAGGATCGGCGCTTTCATTTGCCGTATATGCACTTCTGTCGAAACCGCTTGTAACGAAGTACGGCGCCAGGCCGCTGACGATATGGACAGGCATTGCCGGAACTGCCATGCTTCTTCCTCTTCTGTCGTCAAGTTTCTTCAGTCATGTGCAGGCGATGCCGCCCGCTGGATGGATGGCTATACTGTACCTTTCTTTGCTAAGCTCGGTAGTAGGCTATATGCTGTTCTATATGCTGCTTGACCGTGGCCTCATCTCAAGGCTTTCGATACAGCTCTATCTCGTGCCGGTTGTAAGCGTGATTGGCGGAACAGTACTGCTCTCGGAGCCTGTTACCGTTTACACAATTGGAGGAGGCGGCATGCTTCTGTCGGCGATAGCGCTCTCCTCCAGAAAGCGGAAATGA
- the eif1A gene encoding translation initiation factor eIF-1A encodes MVEGEEGTDNYMRVPLPRRKQGEMLAVADQLLGGSRIKVQCADGKARMGRIPGKIKKKMWIREGDLVIVKPWDFQEDKADILYRYTKTQSSYLSRRNLIPSGINIFT; translated from the coding sequence GTGGTTGAGGGCGAGGAGGGCACCGACAATTATATGCGTGTCCCGCTTCCCAGGAGGAAGCAGGGCGAAATGCTGGCCGTAGCCGATCAGCTACTCGGAGGTTCCCGGATAAAGGTCCAGTGTGCCGACGGAAAAGCAAGGATGGGACGCATTCCCGGCAAGATCAAGAAGAAGATGTGGATCCGTGAAGGAGATCTGGTCATAGTCAAACCGTGGGATTTCCAGGAAGATAAAGCAGATATACTGTACCGTTACACCAAGACTCAGTCGTCGTATCTAAGCAGAAGGAATCTCATACCATCCGGCATCAACATTTTCACATGA
- a CDS encoding redox-regulated ATPase YchF, which translates to MQIGIVGKPNVGKSTFFSAATQSNVEMAPYPFTTIKANRGIGYVRGRCPEADFGVKCNPNNASCVDGTRFIPVELLDVAGLVPDAWKGKGLGNAFLDELRQADALIHVVDASGGTDADGNQVPVGTRDPVDDVRFLERELTMWIKSILDKNFQKTAKKIHLEGLKVEAMLQERLSGLGVTQGDISAAMRATNPGADPSLWSDADLLRLSDAIRKISKPMIIVANKADIAPDENIRRLREASGYEIVPCAAEYELALRRASKAGAIAYRPGDSAFKILSSSLNEKQQNALGRISSFLSHSDTGVQRALEVAAFELLSLVSVYPVEDENALTNHDGMVLPDAFLLRKGSGPQDLAYRIHTDIGRNYITAVNARTKKPVGHDYEIKDGDVIKIVAKRS; encoded by the coding sequence ATGCAGATAGGCATAGTGGGAAAACCGAACGTGGGCAAGAGCACATTCTTTTCTGCCGCAACACAGTCGAATGTCGAGATGGCCCCTTACCCGTTCACGACAATAAAGGCGAACCGCGGCATAGGATATGTCCGTGGCAGGTGCCCGGAGGCGGATTTCGGCGTAAAGTGCAATCCCAACAATGCATCCTGCGTGGACGGAACCAGATTCATTCCAGTGGAACTCCTCGATGTTGCGGGTCTTGTTCCGGACGCCTGGAAAGGGAAGGGCCTCGGAAATGCATTTCTCGATGAGCTGAGACAGGCCGATGCGCTCATACATGTTGTCGATGCGAGCGGCGGAACAGACGCCGACGGCAATCAGGTACCAGTGGGGACAAGGGATCCTGTGGATGACGTCCGCTTCCTCGAGCGTGAACTGACGATGTGGATAAAGAGCATACTGGATAAAAATTTTCAGAAGACTGCGAAAAAGATACATCTTGAAGGACTGAAAGTCGAGGCGATGCTCCAGGAGAGACTCAGCGGGCTCGGAGTCACACAGGGAGACATATCAGCTGCCATGCGCGCCACCAATCCTGGTGCGGATCCTTCTCTCTGGTCCGACGCTGATCTGCTTAGGCTCTCCGATGCAATCAGGAAGATAAGCAAGCCAATGATTATAGTGGCAAACAAGGCCGACATTGCACCGGATGAGAACATCAGGCGGCTCAGGGAAGCCTCCGGTTATGAGATTGTGCCATGTGCTGCAGAGTATGAACTTGCCCTGAGACGTGCGTCTAAGGCCGGGGCCATAGCATACAGGCCGGGTGACAGCGCTTTCAAAATACTCTCTTCATCACTCAATGAAAAACAGCAGAACGCGCTGGGCCGGATAAGTTCCTTCCTGTCGCACAGTGATACGGGTGTCCAGAGGGCACTTGAAGTGGCGGCGTTCGAGCTACTTTCGCTTGTTTCTGTTTACCCGGTCGAGGATGAGAATGCGCTTACGAACCACGATGGTATGGTGCTTCCGGATGCATTCCTTCTGAGGAAGGGAAGCGGCCCGCAGGATCTTGCATACAGGATCCACACTGACATTGGCAGGAATTACATAACGGCAGTCAACGCGAGAACAAAAAAACCAGTCGGACACGATTACGAAATCAAAGATGGCGATGTCATAAAAATTGTTGCGAAGAGAAGCTGA
- a CDS encoding KH domain-containing protein, whose amino-acid sequence MRELQYLRVPQERIGVLLGKQGALKKRIESETGVRINIDSGEGYVEVDGSAARDPVMELKVSSYVTAISRGFSPERAERLLGEDIFFDIVDISDYAGGGKKRLQRMRGRVIGKDGRARKMIENLTETMISVHGDTVGIIGDQLELQLAKSGIDMLLRGSEHSAVFHFLEGRRRELKIKELAYSREPEWRESE is encoded by the coding sequence GTGAGAGAATTGCAGTATCTTAGGGTACCGCAGGAGCGTATAGGGGTATTGCTTGGAAAACAGGGTGCGTTGAAAAAGAGGATCGAGTCGGAAACGGGGGTCCGAATCAACATTGACTCAGGGGAAGGCTATGTGGAGGTTGATGGCAGCGCTGCGAGGGATCCGGTGATGGAACTCAAAGTATCGTCATACGTGACTGCAATATCAAGGGGTTTTTCGCCCGAAAGAGCCGAACGTCTTCTTGGCGAAGACATATTCTTCGACATTGTCGACATATCAGATTACGCCGGCGGCGGCAAGAAAAGGCTGCAGCGGATGAGAGGCAGAGTCATAGGCAAGGATGGCAGGGCTAGAAAAATGATTGAGAATCTCACCGAAACGATGATCTCAGTTCACGGCGATACGGTAGGAATTATAGGCGATCAGCTGGAACTCCAACTTGCGAAATCGGGAATAGATATGCTGCTCAGGGGAAGCGAGCATTCAGCTGTTTTTCATTTTCTCGAGGGCAGGAGACGAGAATTGAAGATCAAAGAGCTGGCCTATTCCAGGGAGCCTGAATGGCGGGAGAGTGAGTGA
- a CDS encoding 50S ribosomal protein L21e, producing MVKASKGLRRRSRNILRKSPRTRGIPPVARIIRKFEEGDSVSIKVEPSIKDGAPHIRFQGRTGKIVGIQGRAYKILIYDGGKQKIILSDAVHLTKAE from the coding sequence ATGGTAAAAGCATCAAAGGGTCTCAGGAGGAGATCCAGGAACATACTCAGAAAGAGCCCGAGGACGAGGGGCATACCACCAGTCGCGAGGATTATAAGGAAATTTGAAGAAGGGGACAGCGTCTCAATAAAGGTGGAGCCGAGCATCAAGGACGGTGCTCCTCACATAAGGTTCCAGGGACGAACGGGAAAGATCGTTGGAATCCAGGGACGCGCCTACAAGATACTCATATATGACGGCGGAAAGCAGAAAATTATATTATCAGATGCCGTTCATCTTACCAAGGCTGAGTGA
- a CDS encoding ribonuclease H-like domain-containing protein — protein MEESGFWDMRLLTATYKRGPEDSITVELYGKTREGKSAVARYSAFRPYFQFIGDIEKVRRFLATRNDVIDIKEAEFFNAGETARGGIVTVKFPWTVPDFRSMLRDIVEVRAADIPFAHRFIYDKDIASCCRVRGRQADTRLRAAYSCDIVIEAESFEETQDFMPELKVLSFDIETSIKNGNIWCICLAYRENGSIVTEQIDEDDEKKMLLRFFESIRRIDPDVLTGYNIDGFDIPKIDERSGKHKIERRAWGRDGDNVRQVSNRFWRCNGRIVADAWWHMKKHFHPKQETLNAVSRELLNEEKLDVDRLRIDEEWKTNRKRVLEYCAKDADLALRILEKTRVLTRGMDMATVSKLPLDDSLNSGASQLVDSLLIRAADREHIATPMTARWQDSEEGSIEGGYVHSIAPGLYHWVGVLDFKSMYPSLIIAKNICFTTLSQNGTIVSPTGVRFLSTDIRKGVIPALLSNLMDQRDNIKSRMKATTSQEEYAYLDGLQQAVKILMNSFYGVLASSFYRFTNVAIGGSITAFARETTKGVIKQLEDDGFAVIYSDTDSVFFKSPVDNLDGTIALGKQLSERFSSQGVTLEFEEVMEPLFSHGKKKRYVGRLVWPEEGLIVRGYEIRRTDSFDYQSESLSAVFEEILKGNTEGAVKLSRKLVSDVLSGSVSKEKLVISRSCRPFSEYKDEATQVPVQTAKKLIAMGEEFIPGMKVSWIVVNSRKSPQQVEPYIPGREFNFTPDYTYYAMRVAQTLSRVTEVFGMDEDSLLSGSKQSTLFDEVRTERTISGSRTASKVKLEDFL, from the coding sequence ATGGAAGAAAGCGGATTCTGGGACATGCGCCTTCTGACAGCCACGTACAAGAGGGGTCCGGAAGACAGCATAACTGTTGAGCTGTACGGCAAGACAAGGGAGGGTAAATCCGCCGTGGCACGTTATTCGGCATTCAGGCCCTACTTTCAATTCATCGGCGATATTGAAAAAGTCAGGAGATTTCTCGCAACGCGCAATGACGTCATAGATATAAAGGAGGCTGAATTTTTCAACGCGGGCGAAACGGCGCGCGGCGGTATCGTTACGGTAAAATTTCCGTGGACGGTGCCGGATTTCCGGTCGATGCTCAGGGACATCGTCGAAGTGCGCGCAGCCGATATACCATTTGCACACAGATTCATCTATGACAAAGACATAGCATCCTGTTGCAGAGTGAGAGGAAGACAGGCGGACACTAGGCTGAGGGCCGCTTATTCTTGCGATATTGTCATTGAGGCGGAAAGTTTCGAAGAAACGCAGGACTTCATGCCCGAACTCAAGGTTCTGAGCTTCGACATCGAAACCAGCATCAAGAACGGAAACATCTGGTGCATTTGCCTTGCATACAGGGAAAACGGTTCCATCGTCACGGAGCAAATAGATGAGGACGACGAGAAAAAAATGCTTCTGCGATTTTTTGAGAGCATAAGGCGCATTGACCCGGACGTACTGACGGGCTACAACATCGACGGCTTCGACATACCGAAGATCGATGAACGCAGCGGGAAACACAAGATCGAGCGGAGGGCGTGGGGAAGGGACGGAGACAATGTCCGTCAGGTGAGCAACAGGTTCTGGAGATGTAATGGCAGAATCGTCGCAGACGCATGGTGGCACATGAAGAAGCATTTTCATCCGAAGCAGGAAACGCTGAACGCTGTTTCGAGAGAACTGCTCAATGAGGAGAAACTCGACGTAGACAGGCTCAGGATTGACGAGGAGTGGAAAACGAACAGGAAACGCGTCCTGGAATACTGCGCAAAGGACGCAGATCTGGCGTTGCGCATACTAGAAAAAACCAGAGTGCTCACGAGGGGAATGGATATGGCCACTGTGTCGAAGCTGCCGCTCGATGATTCTCTCAATAGCGGCGCGTCACAGCTTGTCGATTCGCTGCTAATCAGAGCGGCGGACAGGGAGCACATAGCTACCCCGATGACAGCAAGGTGGCAGGACTCGGAAGAGGGAAGCATCGAGGGCGGCTATGTGCACAGCATTGCCCCGGGACTGTACCACTGGGTCGGCGTGCTGGATTTCAAGAGCATGTACCCTTCGCTCATCATTGCGAAGAACATATGCTTTACGACATTGAGCCAGAACGGCACGATCGTCAGCCCGACCGGCGTCAGGTTCCTTTCTACGGACATCAGAAAAGGCGTCATACCCGCCCTGCTCAGCAACCTCATGGATCAGAGGGACAACATAAAGTCCAGAATGAAGGCGACAACATCACAGGAGGAATATGCCTATCTCGACGGTCTCCAGCAGGCGGTGAAGATACTCATGAACTCGTTTTACGGCGTACTCGCATCTTCGTTCTATCGCTTCACCAACGTGGCGATTGGCGGGAGCATCACCGCCTTTGCAAGAGAGACGACCAAGGGTGTAATAAAACAGCTCGAGGACGACGGCTTCGCAGTGATTTACAGCGACACAGATTCAGTGTTTTTCAAGAGCCCTGTAGACAACCTCGACGGCACAATTGCACTGGGGAAGCAGCTGAGCGAAAGATTCTCCAGCCAGGGCGTCACGCTGGAATTCGAGGAGGTGATGGAGCCGCTGTTCTCCCATGGGAAGAAGAAGAGATATGTCGGAAGGCTCGTCTGGCCAGAAGAGGGACTGATTGTCAGAGGTTACGAGATCAGGCGGACAGATTCGTTCGATTACCAGAGTGAGAGCCTTTCCGCCGTCTTCGAAGAGATACTGAAGGGAAACACCGAGGGTGCAGTGAAGCTTTCCAGAAAGCTGGTGAGCGACGTGCTCAGCGGCTCGGTTTCGAAGGAGAAGCTTGTCATATCCAGATCATGCAGACCGTTTTCGGAATACAAGGATGAAGCGACACAGGTGCCAGTACAGACAGCCAAGAAACTCATTGCAATGGGAGAGGAGTTTATTCCCGGCATGAAGGTTTCATGGATCGTGGTGAACAGCCGCAAGTCTCCGCAGCAGGTTGAGCCATATATCCCGGGAAGGGAATTCAATTTCACTCCCGACTATACATACTATGCGATGCGCGTCGCACAGACGCTGTCCAGAGTGACGGAAGTTTTTGGAATGGATGAGGACAGTCTGTTGAGCGGGTCAAAGCAGTCGACACTGTTCGACGAGGTCCGCACGGAAAGGACGATATCCGGCAGCAGAACGGCTTCTAAAGTCAAACTAGAGGACTTTCTATGA
- a CDS encoding DUF655 domain-containing protein: MEDFAYILDYLPQGSPSERGFKHEPTSYAIGSEEFKLFELVPRPGVVTSPGDRVYIGKEMDKREHIAHVKRRLSFEELTSNSQSELPHTLERIVLDNESRFIRFFNEAQPITTRLHTLELLPGLGKKSMWSIIEERKKEKFRDFADLQQRVPTVHSPAKIIAKRITDELSNHEQKYRIFVAR; the protein is encoded by the coding sequence TTGGAAGACTTCGCCTATATACTTGATTATCTGCCACAGGGCTCTCCATCAGAGAGGGGCTTCAAGCATGAGCCTACCAGTTATGCCATAGGCTCAGAGGAATTCAAGCTATTCGAACTTGTGCCGAGACCCGGCGTCGTGACGTCACCAGGCGACAGGGTGTACATCGGAAAAGAGATGGACAAAAGGGAACATATCGCGCATGTCAAGAGACGCCTTTCTTTTGAGGAGCTTACCTCCAACAGCCAGTCAGAACTCCCGCATACGCTTGAGCGCATAGTACTGGACAACGAATCCAGATTCATACGTTTTTTCAACGAAGCTCAGCCGATAACCACAAGGCTTCACACGCTGGAGCTGCTTCCGGGTCTTGGAAAGAAGAGCATGTGGTCAATCATCGAGGAGCGTAAAAAGGAGAAATTCAGGGACTTTGCGGATCTGCAGCAGCGCGTACCTACTGTTCACAGCCCTGCAAAGATAATTGCGAAACGGATAACAGACGAACTGTCCAATCACGAGCAGAAGTACAGGATTTTCGTGGCCAGATGA
- a CDS encoding serine protein kinase RIO, whose protein sequence is MAYAASGDGIGCLPEAMPLSEPGAETMVNAKEDRYERMLEPLKKRIKGADDRKVYDQFFDSRTLMHIYSLMKAGIINTVDFPVATGKEGGVFKCTAPNGSALAMKVYRISNATFRSLSTYIAGDERFRGITGNFGKTITAWVDREFVNLSRLNSTGLFVPFPVAHRGNVLVMSYLGNESGPAPLLKDYALTSDEAKIFYAELLSFVSGAFMDAKLVHCDLSQYNVMVFDGRTYVIDCSQGITTRHPECMKYLKRDVDNINRFFRSKDVKVIAVEDIMRSLAGGERIAVS, encoded by the coding sequence GTGGCATACGCGGCATCGGGTGACGGCATAGGCTGTTTGCCGGAAGCGATGCCGCTGTCCGAACCGGGTGCAGAGACAATGGTAAATGCCAAGGAAGACAGGTACGAAAGGATGCTCGAACCGCTCAAGAAGCGTATCAAGGGAGCGGATGATAGAAAAGTCTACGATCAGTTCTTCGACAGCCGTACTCTCATGCACATTTATTCGCTCATGAAGGCAGGCATCATCAATACGGTCGACTTTCCAGTAGCCACCGGGAAGGAAGGCGGTGTTTTCAAGTGCACGGCACCCAACGGCTCGGCTCTTGCAATGAAAGTGTACAGGATATCAAATGCAACTTTCAGATCTCTGTCAACATATATCGCCGGCGATGAACGATTCCGCGGGATAACCGGCAACTTTGGCAAAACCATAACCGCCTGGGTGGACCGAGAATTCGTCAATCTGTCGAGACTCAACAGCACTGGCCTGTTCGTGCCGTTCCCTGTCGCTCATCGTGGAAACGTCCTCGTCATGTCCTACCTGGGGAATGAGAGCGGGCCTGCGCCCCTGTTGAAGGATTATGCTTTAACCTCAGATGAAGCAAAGATATTTTACGCTGAATTGCTCAGCTTCGTTTCAGGGGCATTCATGGACGCGAAACTTGTTCACTGCGATCTCAGTCAATATAATGTCATGGTTTTTGACGGGCGTACATACGTCATAGATTGCAGTCAGGGCATCACCACAAGGCACCCGGAGTGCATGAAATATCTGAAAAGGGATGTTGACAACATAAACAGATTTTTCAGATCAAAGGATGTGAAGGTGATTGCGGTGGAGGATATCATGCGCAGCCTGGCAGGCGGTGAGAGAATTGCAGTATCTTAG
- a CDS encoding RNA polymerase Rpb4 family protein, with translation MNYMSAGRYVTLAEVKQLLSKEEKNRELTQEQKVAYEHAQRFARLDVDSAKKLHKDLTEIGVGSEQNIVKIIDLLPSVPEDVRLIFSKERLTPEKKQIEQIIEAVRKYM, from the coding sequence GTGAACTACATGTCGGCAGGTCGTTACGTGACGCTCGCAGAGGTAAAGCAGCTTCTGTCGAAGGAAGAGAAAAACAGAGAGCTTACCCAGGAGCAGAAGGTCGCGTACGAACATGCGCAGAGATTCGCCAGGCTTGATGTGGATTCTGCAAAGAAACTTCACAAAGACCTCACTGAAATAGGTGTTGGCAGCGAACAGAACATCGTCAAGATTATAGATCTATTGCCGTCAGTGCCCGAGGACGTGAGACTCATCTTTTCAAAAGAGCGCCTGACGCCTGAAAAGAAGCAGATAGAACAGATTATCGAAGCCGTTCGAAAGTATATGTAG
- a CDS encoding tRNA pseudouridine(54/55) synthase Pus10: protein MNLERGSSRIAPPFNQTIGRVKTGDPNPERCICDACALRIVGIRSDEKEHAALTLPSGYRLVPEDDDSCTVCGGLLKRLEPASRLPLAELSAWEFSTFWVGTKVEFGLLAREQEVAADFGIVPARSIKVDINRRIGLLIASATGKEARLENPDMLIIIDIAFLAFELEPAPLFIYGRYTKLARGIPQTKWPCRKCHGKGCSYCDFKGRMYETSVEEIVAAPAMRTASAASHSFHGMGREDIDALMLGEGRPFILQLDRPHRRSFSLTILCEQINIEGEGIVHVSDLRFSNREEVRNLKAAAPHKAYVARFTTLGKVNKEKLVEVLSRLSGTTLSQRTPLRVAHRRADLVRMRTIVECRLLEYDGQTASVEIIAESGTYIKEFVTGDGGRTVPSISESLGTGCTVISLDVMKIETGAGDAW from the coding sequence GTGAACCTGGAAAGGGGAAGCAGCAGGATCGCGCCTCCGTTCAATCAGACGATTGGAAGGGTCAAGACAGGTGATCCGAATCCTGAAAGATGCATCTGTGATGCGTGTGCCCTGAGGATTGTTGGAATTCGGTCGGACGAGAAGGAGCATGCAGCATTGACACTTCCGTCTGGTTACCGCCTCGTGCCAGAAGACGATGACAGCTGCACCGTGTGTGGCGGGCTGCTCAAGAGGCTTGAACCGGCTTCCAGGCTGCCGCTTGCTGAACTCTCCGCGTGGGAGTTCAGCACATTCTGGGTCGGCACTAAAGTGGAATTCGGTCTTCTCGCGAGGGAGCAGGAAGTGGCCGCTGATTTCGGCATAGTTCCTGCTCGATCGATAAAGGTCGATATAAACAGACGCATCGGGCTGCTCATTGCATCGGCCACTGGTAAGGAGGCACGGCTGGAGAACCCGGACATGCTGATCATTATAGATATTGCCTTCCTGGCATTCGAACTGGAACCGGCACCGCTCTTCATCTACGGGAGGTATACTAAGCTGGCCAGGGGCATCCCACAGACAAAGTGGCCATGCAGGAAATGTCACGGAAAGGGATGCAGTTACTGTGATTTCAAAGGGCGTATGTATGAGACGAGCGTTGAAGAAATAGTTGCTGCTCCTGCCATGCGAACTGCTTCCGCTGCATCACATTCATTTCATGGCATGGGAAGAGAAGACATAGATGCGCTTATGCTCGGAGAGGGCAGGCCCTTCATACTACAGCTGGACAGACCGCACAGGAGATCGTTCAGCCTGACGATATTGTGCGAACAGATCAATATAGAAGGCGAGGGCATCGTGCATGTCTCCGATCTCAGGTTTTCGAATCGCGAGGAAGTAAGGAATCTGAAGGCTGCAGCGCCGCACAAGGCATATGTCGCACGTTTTACCACGTTGGGCAAAGTTAATAAAGAGAAACTGGTTGAGGTGCTTTCCAGACTTAGCGGAACAACCCTTTCACAACGTACACCACTGAGGGTGGCTCATCGTAGGGCCGACCTTGTGAGGATGAGGACGATTGTCGAATGCAGGCTGTTAGAGTATGATGGTCAGACTGCTTCGGTCGAGATAATCGCCGAATCTGGAACGTATATAAAGGAGTTCGTGACAGGAGATGGCGGCAGAACTGTGCCAAGCATATCCGAATCTCTTGGGACGGGCTGCACCGTTATTTCGTTGGATGTGATGAAAATAGAAACAGGAGCTGGTGACGCATGGTAA